A genomic window from Lotus japonicus ecotype B-129 chromosome 1, LjGifu_v1.2 includes:
- the LOC130731920 gene encoding proteinaceous RNase P 2-like, whose product MRIKLKKKLILIIICHALEWIQQWTLSVDAREDGPALPSIDTAMRSNAAVTKTATAMKKKEGMQTPETKFQFNLNSCSKSKDLTAAISLYDDAVSNNTRITHHHFNTLLYLCSHAVVAAADPLLKDLALDYGFRIFNHMSALGITPNEASIATVARLAAAKGDASYAFDLAKNVGNYSVAPRLRTYDPALFCFCERLDADMAYEVEEHMKGVGVVLEEPELAALLKVSAKRGRGEKVYEYLHKLRSAVRCVGESTAVVIEEWFRGGEARGVGDAAGLDGGRVREGVLRNGGGWHGLGWVGKGDWVVCRTSVDDDGGVCGGCGERLACVDIDDEEVEKFGKSIAALAVGREVKANFSEFQAWLEKHTHYEAIVDGANVGLYQ is encoded by the exons atgaggattaagctaaaaaaaaaattaatactcaTTATTATTTGTCATGCTTTGGAATGGATACAACAATGGACATTATCAGTTGATGCTCGGGAGGACGGACCTGCATTGCCGTCAATAGACACAGCAATGCGCTCAAACGCGGCGGTGACAAAGACGGCGACGgcaatgaagaagaaggaagggaTGCAAACTCCAGAGACCAAGTTCCAGTTCAACCTCAATTCCTGTTCCAAGTCCAAAGACTTAACCGCCGCAATCTCCCTCTACGACGACGCCGTTTCCAACAACACCCGCATCACCCACCACCACTTCAACACCCTCCTCTACCTCTGTTCCCACGCCGTCGTCGCCGCCGCCGACCCCTTGCTCAAGGACCTCGCCTTAGACTACGGCTTCCGCATATTCAACCACATGTCCGCCCTCGGCATCACCCCCAACGAGGCCTCCATTGCCACCGTCGCCAGGCTCGCCGCGGCCAAGGGCGACGCTAGTTACGCCTTCGACCTCGCGAAGAACGTCGGAAATTACAGCGTCGCCCCGAGGCTGCGGACCTATGACCCCGCGCTGTTTTGCTTCTGCGAAAGGCTTGATGCCGATATGGCGTACGAGGTGGAGGAGCACATGAAGGGAGTTGGGGTTGTTTTGGAGGAACCGGAGCTCGCCGCGCTTTTGAAGGTGAGCGCGAAGAGGGGGAGAGGGGAGAAGGTTTATGAGTACCTGCACAAGCTCAGGAGTGCGGTGAGGTGCGTCGGGGAATCGACGGCGGTGGTTATTGAGGAGTGGTTTCGGGGCGGCGAGGCGCGAGGGGTTGGTGATGCGGCGGGTTTGGATGGTGGGAGGGTGAGAGAGGGGGTTTTGCGGAATGGGGGAGGGTGGCATGGTCTTGGGTGGGTTGGGAAGGGTGATTGGGTTGTTTGCAGGACgagtgttgatgatgatggtggagTTTGTGGCGGCTGCGGCGAGCGATTGGCTTGTGTGGATATTGATGATGAGGAGGTGGAGAAgtttggcaagtctattgctgCCTTGGCTGTGGGACGAGAGGTCAAGGCAAATTTCAGTGAATTTCAG GCATGGCTTGAAAAGCACACCCATTATGAAG